A genome region from Actinobacillus arthritidis includes the following:
- the trpB gene encoding tryptophan synthase subunit beta, protein MSDTLLNPYFGEFGGMYVPEILVPVLKQLEVAFVEAQNDPLFQVEFTDLLKNYAGRPTALTLCRNLTKGSKTKLYLKREDLLHGGAHKTNQVLGQALLAKRMGKTRIIAETGAGQHGVATALACAMLDLPCVIYMGAKDVERQSPNVFRMRLMGAEVIPVQKGSCSLKDACCEAMRDWAANYETTHYLIGTATGPHPFPTMVREFQKMIGEETKRQILEKENRLPDAVIATVGGGSNAIGMFADFIEEKSVRLIGVEPAGKGIETGEHGAPLKHGTTGIYFGMKSPIMQTKDGQIEESYSVSAGLDFPSVGPQHAYLNATGRADYVSITDKEALDAFQALAQHEGIIPALESSHALAYALKLIAQNPDKEQLLVVNLSGRGDKDIFTVDKILNGGN, encoded by the coding sequence ATGTCAGACACACTTCTTAATCCTTACTTCGGCGAATTTGGCGGAATGTATGTTCCGGAAATTCTCGTACCAGTCTTAAAACAACTCGAAGTCGCTTTTGTTGAAGCACAAAATGATCCGTTATTCCAAGTGGAATTTACCGATTTACTCAAAAACTACGCCGGTCGTCCGACTGCATTGACGCTTTGCCGTAATCTCACAAAAGGAAGCAAAACTAAACTTTATCTTAAGCGAGAAGATCTGTTACACGGCGGCGCTCATAAAACCAACCAAGTATTAGGGCAAGCCCTGTTAGCAAAACGTATGGGAAAAACTCGCATTATTGCGGAAACTGGTGCCGGACAACATGGTGTGGCAACCGCATTGGCGTGTGCAATGTTAGATTTACCTTGTGTGATCTATATGGGGGCTAAAGATGTGGAACGCCAATCACCGAATGTATTCCGTATGCGTTTGATGGGAGCAGAAGTGATTCCGGTACAAAAAGGCTCTTGCTCATTAAAAGATGCCTGCTGTGAAGCGATGCGTGACTGGGCGGCAAACTATGAAACAACCCATTACTTAATTGGTACGGCGACAGGCCCGCACCCCTTCCCGACCATGGTGCGAGAATTTCAGAAAATGATTGGCGAAGAAACGAAACGCCAAATTTTAGAAAAAGAAAACCGCTTACCGGATGCCGTAATTGCGACTGTAGGTGGCGGTTCGAATGCAATCGGTATGTTTGCAGATTTTATTGAGGAAAAAAGCGTGCGACTGATCGGTGTAGAACCGGCTGGCAAAGGGATTGAAACCGGTGAACACGGTGCGCCACTTAAACACGGTACAACCGGGATTTATTTCGGAATGAAATCGCCGATTATGCAAACTAAGGACGGTCAAATCGAAGAATCTTATTCGGTTTCCGCAGGGCTGGATTTCCCTTCTGTTGGGCCTCAGCACGCCTATTTAAATGCCACAGGCAGAGCGGATTATGTATCTATTACTGATAAAGAAGCGTTAGATGCCTTCCAAGCGTTAGCACAGCATGAGGGCATTATTCCGGCATTAGAAAGTTCACACGCATTGGCTTACGCACTGAAATTAATTGCACAAAATCCGGATAAAGAACAACTTTTGGTGGTAAACCTTTCAGGACGTGGCGATAAAGATATTTTTACCGTAGATAAAATTTTAAATGGGGGAAACTAA
- a CDS encoding SDR family oxidoreductase: protein MKTALVTGATAGFGLAICKLLIQSGYKVIGTGRRKERLAELHSQLGNNFLPLAFDVSDEDATSQALNNRPAGWQAVDLLVNNAGLALGLEPAYKTDLKDWYQMIDTNIKGLVTVTRLILPEMVERNSGHIINLGSIAGNYAYPGGNVYGGTKAFVKQFSLNLRADLAGTKVRVTNVEPGLCGGTEFSNVRFKGDDDKAAKVYENVTYVAPEDIANIVLWLNQQPEHVNINRIEVMPVAQTFSPLAVVRG from the coding sequence ATGAAAACAGCATTAGTTACTGGTGCAACGGCAGGATTCGGTTTAGCGATTTGTAAATTACTGATCCAATCGGGCTATAAAGTGATTGGCACCGGCAGACGTAAAGAACGCCTTGCCGAGCTACATTCGCAATTAGGGAATAATTTTTTACCGCTTGCATTTGATGTCAGTGATGAAGATGCTACCTCTCAAGCCTTAAATAATCGTCCGGCAGGCTGGCAAGCGGTCGATTTATTAGTCAATAATGCTGGATTGGCATTAGGGTTGGAACCGGCTTATAAAACCGATTTAAAAGATTGGTATCAGATGATCGATACCAATATTAAAGGGCTAGTAACTGTGACTCGCTTGATTTTACCGGAGATGGTTGAACGTAATAGCGGGCATATCATCAATTTAGGTTCAATCGCCGGTAATTATGCTTATCCGGGCGGTAATGTTTACGGCGGTACTAAAGCCTTCGTTAAACAATTTAGCCTCAATTTACGTGCCGATTTAGCCGGTACGAAAGTGCGAGTAACCAATGTCGAACCTGGTTTATGCGGCGGTACGGAATTTTCCAATGTACGTTTTAAAGGCGATGATGATAAAGCAGCAAAAGTATATGAAAACGTGACTTATGTCGCACCGGAAGATATTGCTAATATCGTGTTATGGCTGAATCAACAACCGGAACACGTTAATATTAACCGTATTGAAGTGATGCCGGTAGCACAAACTTTCTCTCCACTTGCGGTGGTAAGAGGTTAA